The following are from one region of the Coffea eugenioides isolate CCC68of chromosome 2, Ceug_1.0, whole genome shotgun sequence genome:
- the LOC113762426 gene encoding ATG8-interacting protein 2, with protein sequence MADNEEKEEPAARGNEWEVVSLTASTYAAAPNSDQVNVTDDENGNPAAEDEAAETSRALFMSGHFVFPPSQHENLPLETERNEICSVQGNEDAGYQSVGDEEIQPKTKEQAMMNTKGLTVPDEFPGIQFFDEKGNILPVGGTEYEEGTAFQGLNLVDKEQSLYNSETFSSFHSERVIGRAANVDEDTEITEIEEPYDHGLDSDLSKPTDEEYDESDLPCGAWWKRRAASFYAHAKEANTFWSVFIAAAVMGLVILGQQWQQERWQVLQLKWQFSISNERMGRVMGSLARFKDVIVGGQRRGSLIRASTSTEH encoded by the exons ATGGCAGATAACGAGGAGAAGGAGGAACCTGCTGCTCGTGGAAATGAGTGGGAAGTTGTGTCACTTACAGCATCAACGTATGCTGCTGCTCCTAATTCAGACCAAGTCAATGTAACTGATGATGAGAATGGTAATCCTGCTGCAGAAGATGAAGCTGCAGAAACTTCTCGAGCATTGTTTATGTCTGGTCACTTTGTCTTTCCGCCAAGTCAGCATGAGAATCTGCCATTGGAAACTGAACGTAATGAAATCTGCAGTGTACAGGGGAATGAGGATGCTGGTTATCAATCAGTTGGAGATGAAGAGATTCAGCCCAAAACAAAGGAACAAGCAATGATGAATACCAAAGGATTGACCGTGCCAGATGAATTTCCAGGAAttcaattttttgatgaaaaggGTAACATACTTCCTGTTGGTGGTACAGAATATGAAGAAGGTACTGCATTCCAAGGGTTGAATTTGGTAGACAAGGAGCAGAGTCTTTATAATAGTGAGACATTTAGTTCCTTCCATAGTGAAAGGGTGATAGGCAGAGCTGCTAATGTGGACGAGGACACGGAAATTACTGAAATAGAGGAACCTTATGACCATGGATTAGATTCAGACTTATCCAAACCAACTGATGAAGAATATGATGAATCAGACCTTCCCTGTGGAGCTTGGTGGAAGAGGCGGGCTGCTTCTTTTTACGCCCATGCTAAAGAGGCTAACACATTTTGGTCAGTATTCATTGCTGCAGCTGTTATGGGTCTTGTAATACTGGGTCAGCAGTGGCAGCAAGAGCGATGGCAAGTTTTGCAACTTAAGTGGCAATTCAGCATCAGCAATGAG AGGATGGGCAGGGTGATGGGGTCCTTAGCTCGGTTTAAAGATGTGATTGTGGGTGGTCAAAGACGGGGTTCTCTTATTAGGGCCAGCACCTCCACGGAGCATTAA
- the LOC113763749 gene encoding origin of replication complex subunit 5, translating to MSSEESPQITRRTTRLSAANSENAVDSSKSCALKPLSVNDLLYGNSPISLEELISSFPGRRGQIIELMSLLGPVNSPMFPTFVHGGSSTGKTSIVLNIFRHLRRPFVYASCITCYSPRILFESILNQLMLHRKSDSNGYSSIKRCDKPSDFVNLLREALSGVIGTLQGNAEKAGSKKAARWPNGKMVYLIFDSLNLVKEWEKSSTILPFLFNLYDILRMPEVGLIFISNNSLDTYYADTGFVEPFPFHFPDYSEDDLRQILLKHQVNKNLYSSFLDVVLRPFCRITRRVNELSTALLPLFKKYCEPLGDLGAVPNEDMKRKLYGHLQRHIAPSLNETFRVSAGLTSGASRSKDNKRKGIVKKLEACTSSYELDFHMSTSAKFLLISAFLASRNPATLDASLFDSTGGSDNRKRKRKSSAKSLEQKETTEQELLMKGPGTFPLERLLAIFQCLTSVAEYSPDAEYSSDVEGQGNRATMGDSGYIGSHVLLQLSSLCNANFITKGGSCPLEGSTRYRSNVSEDLVLKVARSVKFPLSKYLYRR from the exons ATGAGTAGCGAAGAAAGTCCACAAATTACAAGAAGAACCACAAGATTATCCGCTGCTAATTCTGAAAATGCAGTCGATTCCTCCAAGAGTTGTGCTTTGAAGCCTCTCTCAGTTAATGACCTTTTGTACGGTAATTCACCAATAAGCTTGGAAGAGTTGATCAGTAGCTTTCCCGGAAGGCGAGGTCAAATTATTGAGCTGATGAGCCTTCTTGGTCCTGTGAATTCTCCCATGTTTCCAACATTTGTACATGGAGGTTCTTCGACCGGGAAAACGAGTATAGTTCTGAACATATTTAGGCATCTTCGCCGCCCCTTTGTTTATGCGAGTTGTATTACGTGTTATAGTCCGAGGATACTGTTTGAATCTATTTTGAACCAGCTAATGCTTCATAGGAAGAGTGACAGCAATGGCTATTCAAGTATCAAGCGATGTGACAAGCCCTCTGATTTTGTAAATTTGCTGAGGGAAGCTTTGAGTGGTGTTATTGGTACGCTCCAAGGGAATGCGGAGAAGGCAGGCTCAAAGAAGGCAGCTAGATGGCCTAACGGGAAGATGGTTTACTTGATATTTGACAGCTTAAATCTTGTTAAAGAATGGGAGAAGAGTTCTACTATATTGCCTTTTCTGTTCAACCTGTATGATATCTTGAGGATGCCGGAGGTTGGCTTGATATTTATCAGTAACAATTCATTAGATACGTATTACGCAGACACAGGTTTTGTAGAGccatttccttttcattttcctGATTATTCAGAAGATGATCTTCGTCAAATATTATTGAAGCATCAAGTAAACAAAAATCTCTACTCTTCATTCCTTGA TGTGGTACTGAGACCATTTTGCCGAATTACAAGACGAGTTAATGAATTATCTACAGCATTGTTGCCATTATTTAAGAAATACTGTGAGCCTCTTGGTGACTTGGGAGCTGTGCCTAATGAAGATATGAAGAGAAAATTATATGGGCATTTACAAAGGCACATTGCACCCTCCCTGAATGAGACATTTCGAGTTTCAGCAGGACTTACTTCTGGTGCCTCAAGGAGCAAAGACAACAAGCGGAAGGGCATCGTAAAGAAGTTGGAAGCCTGTACATCATCCTATGAGTTAGACTTCCATATGTCTACTTCTGCAAAGTTTCTTCTTATTTCTGCATTTCTTGCTTCAAGAAACCCAGCTACACTTGATGCCTCACTCTTTGATTCCACTGGCGGTTCTGATAACCGAAAGCGAAAGAGAAA GAGCTCTGCAAAATCATTGGAACAGAAGGAAACTACTGAACAGGAATTACTCATGAAGGGTCCCGGAACTTTCCCACTGGAAAGACTGCTAGCCATTTTTCAGTGTCTAACATCTGTTGCAGAGTACTCTCCAGATGCAGAGTACTCCTCAGATGTGGAAGGTCAAGGAAATAGGGCGACCATGGGTGATAGTGGCTATATTGGGTCTCACGTACTCTTGCAACTTTCGAGTCTTTGCAATGCTAATTTTATCACCAAAGGAGGGAGTTGCCCATTGGAAGGTTCAACAAGATACCGATCTAATGTGTCTGAAGATTTGGTTTTAAAG GTTGCAAGGAGCGTAAAATTTCCTCTCTCGAAGTACTTGTACAGAAGATAA
- the LOC113760347 gene encoding putative nuclease HARBI1 translates to MDKEQNEVDGEYDIQQRKRQLVATEIVCHVINMIIARKLSHANYVDRPIGYWSAQCHLVREELLMQLSTNGYLSKVIRMGPETFRRLCDLLQTHGGLQPTQRATVQEQVVKFLHILTIPSKNITMSYFYRRSGETVSRHFHRVLRAVIALEDQFLQQPTGEQVPPEILNSARFYPYFKDCVGAIDGTHVRVKVPNIDAAKYRGRKEHPTQNVLATCSLNMRFTYVLPGWEGTASDSRIIKNALTREDKLIISNGKYYLVDAGFMLRRGLLTPYRNVRYHLKEYSSQQPQNFRELFNLGHSSLRNAIERAFGVLKKRFPIIGDTQPTYSVEIQSQIVLACCILHNFLMEFDPGLEYINEVDEELASQSPSKEESRDISAEKDHAQGEGLRNEIAMQMWNDYIL, encoded by the exons ATGGATAAGGAACAAAATGAAGTCGATGGAGAATATGACATTCAACAAAGGAAGCGACAATTGGTTGCTACTGAAATTGTTTGTCATGTAATAAACATGATAATTGCTCGAAAACTAAGTCATGCAAATTATGTGGATCGACCCATTGGATATTGGTCTGCACAATGTCATTTAGTACGAGAGGAATTATTGATGCAACTTAGTACAAATGGATATTTGAGTAAGGTTATCCGTATGGGGCCAGAAACTTTTAGGCGCTTATGTGACTTATTGCAAACACATGGTGGTCTACAACCTACTCAAAGAGCCACGGTGCAAGAGCAAGTTGTTAAATTTCTCCATATATTAACAATTCCCtcaaaaaatatcacaatgTCATACTTTTATCGGCGTTCTGGAGAAACTGTTAGTCGTCATTTTCATAGAGTTTTACGAGCAGTTATAGCATTGGAGGATCAATTTCTTCAGCAGCCTACGGGAGAACAAGTTCCTCCGGAAATACTTAATAGTGCAAGATTTTATCCATATTTTAAG GATTGTGTGGGTGCAATTGATGGAACCCATGTTCGCGTTAAGGTGCCTAATATTGATGCGGCAAAATATCGTGGTAGAAAAGAGCATCCAACACAAAATGTGCTTGCTACATGTTCTTTGAATATGAGATTCACATATGTTCTACCTGGTTGGGAGGGAACTGCATCAGATTCAAGGATCATAAAAAATGCGCTCACTAGAGAAGATAAATTAATCATTTCTAATG GTAAATATTATCTTGTTGATGCTGGATTCATGTTGAGAAGGGGACTTCTTACACCTTATAGAAATGTAAGGTACCACTTGAAGGAATACTCAAGTCAACAACCGCAAAACTTTCGAGAACTATTCAATTTGGGACATTCATCATTGCGTAATGCAATTGAGAGAGCATTCGGTGTCTTGAAAAAACGGTTTCCAATCATTGGAGATACTCAACCAACTTATAGTGTTGAAATACAATCACAAattgtgcttgcttgttgtATATTACATAATTTTCTCATGGAGTTTGACCCTGGCTTGGAGTACATTAATGAAGTAGATGAAGAATTGGCAAGTCAATCTCCATCGAAGGAGGAAAGCAGAGATATAAGTGCTGAAAAAGATCATGCTCAAGGAGAGGGTTTAAGGAATGAAATAGCAATGCAAATGTGGAATGATTATATACTTTGA